One window of Sebaldella sp. S0638 genomic DNA carries:
- a CDS encoding ion transporter: MDNTRRKEIYRIIEKDDGTNKASRVFDIFIFLLVIFSILQIVLESHKNIYLAYSYYFKIFEVFTVIIFTVEYILRIYTAKYKYNKTDFWSVIRFIFSFEGIIDIVSILPFYLPLAVKIDFRFLRILKVGKVTRIFKLGRYSKSFNTIKSVLRKEKEVLVITLVFSFILILISSILMYYVENPVQPEAFPNITAAMWWGIATLTTIGYGDIYPVTVLGKILASFVAIIGIGIIAIPTGIISAGFVSEIKNEDDKIK; the protein is encoded by the coding sequence ATGGATAATACACGGAGAAAAGAGATATATCGGATAATAGAAAAAGATGACGGGACAAATAAAGCCAGCAGGGTATTTGATATATTTATATTTTTACTTGTAATTTTCAGTATACTTCAAATAGTTTTAGAGTCTCATAAAAATATCTATTTGGCATACTCATATTATTTCAAAATATTTGAAGTGTTTACCGTTATTATTTTTACTGTAGAATACATATTAAGGATTTATACTGCGAAATATAAGTATAATAAAACTGATTTTTGGTCTGTGATAAGGTTTATATTTTCATTTGAGGGAATAATAGATATTGTTTCAATATTGCCGTTTTATCTGCCGTTAGCGGTGAAGATTGACTTTAGGTTTCTGAGAATACTTAAAGTAGGGAAAGTAACAAGAATATTTAAGCTCGGAAGATACTCAAAATCTTTTAACACCATAAAAAGTGTTTTGCGAAAGGAAAAAGAGGTGTTGGTGATAACATTGGTTTTTAGTTTTATACTTATACTGATTTCTTCTATTTTGATGTACTATGTGGAAAATCCGGTACAGCCTGAAGCTTTTCCTAATATTACTGCGGCTATGTGGTGGGGAATTGCTACACTGACAACTATAGGGTACGGTGATATATATCCTGTTACTGTTTTGGGGAAAATACTTGCTTCTTTTGTGGCAATTATCGGAATTGGAATAATTGCTATTCCTACAGGTATTATAAGTGCCGGATTTGTGAGTGAGATTAAAAATGAAGATGATAAAATTAAATAA
- the aroE gene encoding shikimate dehydrogenase: MEKFGLLGEHLGHSFSETIHNLFFQKAGINGKYELYERKAEDIKELLNEIREGKLKGLNVTIPYKVEVMKYLDTLSKEATAIGAVNTIALKDGKLGGYNTDYYGFLETLKVNNLEVEGKKILILGTGGAAKAIYGTLTALNVDTVYLTSIEKDDRFKIRNKDNIINYVDVKNLKNIEGIINCTPVGMYPQVDNLPLANDSFIPVKYLIDVIYNPEETALMEKYASMGVKTINGLMMLVVQAVRSEEIWNNMKADEKVIKEIYEDVRKILYK; this comes from the coding sequence ATGGAAAAATTCGGATTACTGGGCGAACATCTGGGACATAGTTTTTCTGAGACAATTCATAATTTATTTTTTCAGAAAGCAGGAATAAATGGAAAATATGAATTATATGAAAGAAAAGCAGAGGACATAAAAGAACTGCTGAATGAAATAAGAGAAGGAAAGCTGAAAGGTCTGAATGTAACAATACCTTATAAAGTAGAAGTAATGAAATATCTCGACACACTTTCAAAGGAAGCTACAGCTATAGGTGCGGTAAATACAATAGCACTGAAAGACGGCAAGCTGGGAGGGTATAATACAGATTATTACGGTTTTTTGGAAACATTAAAGGTAAATAATCTGGAAGTAGAAGGAAAAAAAATACTTATACTTGGTACCGGAGGAGCAGCAAAGGCTATTTACGGGACATTGACAGCTTTAAATGTGGATACTGTCTATCTTACTTCTATAGAGAAAGATGACAGATTCAAGATAAGAAACAAAGATAACATAATAAATTATGTAGATGTTAAGAATCTTAAAAATATAGAAGGAATAATAAATTGTACACCAGTGGGTATGTATCCTCAGGTGGATAATCTTCCCCTTGCAAATGACAGTTTCATTCCTGTAAAATATCTGATAGATGTTATTTATAATCCCGAAGAAACTGCCCTGATGGAAAAGTATGCTTCAATGGGTGTAAAAACAATAAACGGTCTGATGATGCTCGTAGTACAGGCAGTGAGATCAGAAGAAATATGGAATAATATGAAAGCTGATGAAAAAGTCATAAAAGAAATATATGAAGATGTAAGAAAAATTTTGTATAAATAA
- a CDS encoding pseudouridine synthase has translation MRIDKLLANSGIGTRKEVKELLKKKRISVNGEIITEAKMHIDEDNDIVTFDGERIEYKEFLYIMLNKPQDVISATDDERHRTVLDLLEESLTKVGLFPVGRLDKDTEGLLVLTNDGKMAHELLSPKKHVPKRYYVELKKPLSEEEARILENGVELETFTTKPAKIEFITEDKVYIIISEGKYHQVKRMFKCVGNRVLYLKRVSMGNLELDESLELGEYRELTPDELELLQSLK, from the coding sequence ATGAGAATTGATAAATTACTGGCGAATTCAGGTATTGGAACAAGAAAGGAAGTAAAAGAACTTCTAAAGAAAAAAAGGATAAGTGTAAACGGCGAGATCATAACAGAGGCCAAAATGCATATTGATGAAGATAACGATATTGTTACTTTTGACGGGGAGCGAATTGAGTACAAGGAATTTTTATATATAATGCTTAATAAACCTCAGGATGTGATATCGGCAACTGACGATGAAAGACACAGAACTGTGCTTGATCTTCTTGAGGAGTCTCTTACTAAAGTGGGGCTTTTTCCTGTGGGAAGACTTGATAAAGATACCGAAGGGCTTTTGGTGCTTACTAATGACGGGAAAATGGCTCATGAGCTTTTGTCACCCAAAAAGCATGTTCCGAAAAGATATTATGTGGAATTGAAAAAGCCTCTTTCTGAGGAAGAAGCAAGAATTCTGGAAAATGGCGTGGAACTGGAAACATTTACCACGAAACCTGCCAAAATAGAGTTTATTACCGAGGACAAAGTATATATAATAATTTCAGAAGGAAAGTACCATCAGGTAAAACGTATGTTTAAATGTGTGGGAAACAGGGTACTTTACCTGAAACGTGTCAGTATGGGTAATCTTGAACTGGATGAGAGTCTTGAACTTGGCGAATACAGAGAGCTTACGCCGGATGAGCTGGAATTGCTGCAAAGCTTGAAATAA
- a CDS encoding chorismate mutase — MPELDLGEIRTRIDNIDKELVRLLEERMVIVEDVISYKMANNMKIFDAKREEEVIKKNTDRVKNEKLKKYIEKMFNDIMSVSKEYQESKIFEIKDNDFNADFTGKIMGYTGVPGSFGHEVLLNLVGEKHPEIKKYNTHEEVAEAVANGDIDYGVIPIENSSTGEVRDSIDLIKEKDIYIVGEISHKIKQNLLGIKGSTLEDIKNVYSHEQALMQCSKFLKEHSGWNALACSNTAIAAEFIKKENNNENACIANIKTQNIYGLELLAEGINNNQENYTRFVIISKTLKISEKSNKISIVAVTEHKAGSLFKLIEIFSKENLNMVSIKSRPIPYKTWEYYFYIDFEGNLNDENVIRAFENIKAQMSYMKILGNYRSDIKI; from the coding sequence ATGCCGGAATTAGATTTAGGAGAGATCAGAACCAGAATAGACAATATAGATAAAGAACTGGTAAGGCTTCTTGAAGAGAGAATGGTTATAGTAGAAGATGTAATCAGCTATAAAATGGCTAATAATATGAAAATATTTGATGCCAAAAGAGAAGAAGAAGTAATAAAAAAGAATACTGACAGAGTAAAAAACGAGAAATTGAAAAAATATATAGAAAAAATGTTTAATGACATAATGAGTGTAAGTAAGGAATATCAGGAATCTAAGATATTTGAAATAAAAGACAATGATTTTAATGCAGATTTTACAGGGAAAATAATGGGATATACAGGTGTTCCCGGATCATTTGGACATGAGGTACTCCTGAATCTCGTAGGTGAGAAGCATCCCGAAATAAAAAAATACAATACTCATGAAGAAGTAGCAGAAGCTGTAGCAAACGGCGATATAGATTACGGAGTGATCCCTATCGAAAATTCTTCCACAGGTGAGGTAAGGGACAGCATAGATCTGATAAAAGAAAAAGACATTTATATAGTAGGAGAAATATCACATAAAATAAAGCAGAATTTGTTGGGAATAAAGGGAAGCACACTGGAAGACATAAAAAATGTTTATTCTCATGAACAGGCTCTAATGCAGTGTTCAAAGTTTCTTAAAGAACACTCGGGCTGGAATGCTCTGGCATGCAGCAATACTGCCATAGCAGCAGAATTTATAAAAAAGGAAAATAATAACGAAAATGCCTGTATTGCTAATATCAAAACACAGAATATATATGGTCTTGAATTATTAGCAGAAGGGATTAACAATAATCAGGAAAATTATACAAGATTTGTAATAATAAGCAAAACACTGAAAATTTCTGAAAAGAGTAATAAAATAAGTATAGTTGCAGTAACAGAACATAAAGCCGGGTCATTATTTAAACTGATTGAGATTTTTTCAAAAGAAAATCTGAATATGGTAAGTATAAAATCAAGACCTATTCCTTATAAAACATGGGAATACTATTTTTATATAGACTTTGAGGGTAATCTGAATGATGAGAATGTAATAAGAGCTTTTGAAAATATAAAAGCCCAGATGAGTTATATGAAAATACTGGGGAATTACAGATCAGACATAAAAATATAA
- a CDS encoding VOC family protein has product MALEMYLNFKGNCYEAVSFYSKVFKTEMQNIMYYSDMPEDPDFVVTDEVKNMVLHTFLNINGTTVMFSDCPPNIPLKFGNNTALVINKDNTEEIKELFDALKDRGVVIMDLQETFWSKLYGFVEDKYGVLWHLIYTGK; this is encoded by the coding sequence ATGGCTTTGGAAATGTATCTAAATTTTAAAGGCAACTGCTACGAAGCAGTAAGTTTTTATTCTAAAGTATTCAAAACTGAAATGCAGAATATCATGTACTACTCTGATATGCCTGAAGATCCTGATTTTGTTGTTACCGATGAAGTAAAAAATATGGTGCTTCACACTTTTTTAAATATAAATGGTACTACGGTGATGTTTTCTGACTGTCCTCCGAATATTCCGCTGAAATTCGGTAACAATACTGCATTAGTCATAAATAAAGACAACACCGAAGAAATAAAAGAGCTCTTTGATGCTTTGAAAGACAGGGGAGTAGTTATAATGGACCTGCAGGAGACTTTCTGGAGTAAGCTTTACGGATTTGTAGAAGATAAATACGGTGTTTTATGGCACCTTATATATACTGGAAAATAA